The following proteins are encoded in a genomic region of Punica granatum isolate Tunisia-2019 unplaced genomic scaffold, ASM765513v2 Contig00022, whole genome shotgun sequence:
- the LOC116189820 gene encoding uncharacterized protein LOC116189820, protein MTNKLATREWIAPKLVPLVRIQPDVTGQVAYDYMIHRYKVKMNDAMVSRALKLAHEICEGQENEQYAKLRDYANELLKRNSRSTIRLQCTPYTHEFYRMYICLEACKMGFLTGCRPLINLDGRFFKGYYSRQLLSAVSQDGNNSFYVIAYDIVNVENKENWIWFLENLANDLGDLVEKGFTFISDRQKLTNLGLDSALQLNKDAAKWLNDIPADRWSRSAFDTVCKNQAVTSNMCEKFNGAILKYKGKPIITMFEGVRMYITRKMVKTQALIAKSQGPLCKQVQMKLDKLHKKAIYWTPHWSEDPNRAKFEVTCPPHSKCAVDLKEMTCSCRSWELSGIPCEHAIACIGHNAGERFWETTGFDPIQTPIVKRKPGKPKTKRKKSPEEDSNPHKMKRKLGPPRCSRCKQVGHKKTSCKANLGDGDTVAATNKTRPSDVPVDGANEETRAS, encoded by the exons ATGACAAACAAGCTTGCAACAAGGGAGTGGATAGCCCCTAAGTTGGTCCCACTTGTCAGGATCCAACCAGATGTAACTGGACAAGTAGCATATGACTACATGATCCACAGGTATAAGGTAAAGATGAATGATGCCATGGTATCTAGGGCTCTGAAATTGGCTCATGAAATCTGTGAAGGCCAAGAGAATGAGCAATATGCAAAGTTGCGTGATTATGCTAATGAGCTATTAAAGAGAAATTCTAGATCAACTATTCGCTTGCAATGTACACCATATACTCATGAGTTTTACAGAATGTATATCTGTTTGGAAGCTTGCAAAATGGGCTTTTTGACTGGGTGTAGACCCCTGATTAACTTGGATGGTCGCTTCTTCAAGGGATATTATAGTAGACAATTGCTATCTGCTGTGAGTCAAGATGGGAACAACTCTTTTTATGTGATAGCATACGACATTGTGAATGTGGAGAACAAGGAAAACTGGATTTGGTTTCTTGAAAACCTAGCGAATGATCTGGGGGATCTAGTGGAGAAGGGGTTCACTTTTATTTCTGATAGACAAAAGCTAACCAATCTT GGATTGGATAGTGCTTTGCA GCTGAATAAGGATGCTGCAAAATGGCTGAATGACATCCCTGCAGATAGGTGGAGCAGGTCAGCCTTTGACACTGTATGCAAGAATCAGGCTGTCACATCCAATATGTGTGAGAAGTTCAATGGGGCAATCCTCAAATATAAGGGCAAGCCCATAATTACGATGTTTGAAGGGGTAAGGATGTATATCACTAGAAAGATGGTGAAGACACAGGCATTGATTGCCAAGAGCCAAGGACCCCTCTGTAAACAAGTCCAAATGAAGCTTGATAAATTGCATAAGAAGGCAATCTATTGGACTCCTCACTGGTCAGAGGATCCCAATAGAGCAAAGTTTGAGGTAACTTGTCCTCCCCATTCAAAGTGTGCTGTTGACTTGAAAGAGATGACATGTTCATGCAGATCTTGGGAGTTGTCTGGCATTCCATGTGAGCATGCCATTGCTTGTATCGGCCACAATg CTGGTGAGAGATTTTGGGAGACAACTGGTTTTGACCCTATCCAAACTCCCATTGTGAAGAGAAAACCAGGAAAACCAAAAACCAAGAGAAAGAAGTCACCGGAAGAAGACTCTAATCCTCACAAGATGAAGAGGAAGCTTGGCCCTCCTAGGTGCTCCAGATGCAAACAGGTTGGACATAAGAAGACCAGTTGCAAGGCTAACTTAGGTGATGGGGACACAGTTGCTGCTACTAACAAAACAAGGCCATCTGATGTGCCAGTTGATGGTGCAAATGAGGAAACCAGAGCATCTTAG